The sequence ACTATTGAATGTTGGAAGAGTTTGATTTGGACACTTTCAAATTATTGAATCTATTATTTGGACACTatcaaacaattgaaatctCAAAAGTCATATCAAATACGTTGCTtctttaaaatcaaataatctatataatatctaaaagcaAATTTAGAATAGGTACTCTCAACCATTTATAAAGATTATGttgcattttctttataaatggTTGCATTTTGTTTAATTTCGTTATGGATTGTCTCAAAATGAGCAGGttattatttttgagttaaaacaattttatcaaggTTATAGAAAAATCCTTGCAGAGGTTGAACAAATAGATATCTCAAGCTCTTTGGACCTTATTCAGGTTTGGTGCATGACAATGTACCAATTGTAGCAAAGAATATATGTAAAGTGTGTGAAAAGCTGCGAGATGACATAGAAAATCTAAACAATGTCACTCTTACCCAACATCATAACGACTTAACAGGGACTATCACCTAAAAATTTACACtgtataactcccacatcttctAAACGtcattttcaatcatttttacATGTGCATACTTAGAGGTTTGACACTTTAAGCATAGAGCACAACTTTAAAGTCTCCTTTTTATTTACCCTAATAGATGTGTAATGCATGATCTTTTACCTAGTTTTGCGGCGCCAGCATTTTCTAGAAGCACTTAGGGTTTGTTTTTATTGACAAATACTAGGGGTAAGATGGTTATTTAGAAAATCACCTCACTTCCATAGAAAGTAAGCCCACTTCCACACTTATGTAGATGAAATTCGTAAAAGGTGCTCCTCTAATTTTGACACCCCATTCATTAGTGTGCTATAAATCTCatcaagaattttttaaataactcaaCCTCCCCAACATTACAAGATAAATGCACTAACATCATATGAATaggtcaaaaaaataaattagattagAACTTCTAACATCTATAGCCAacaaaaaaagtagttttttttataaaaataaaaattcactcATGCCCTTGGTCGTTATTTTAACACAACATTTACTTCCCAGATCTTAATCACTAGTCCCTAATACAAGATGGGTAATTATTGTCAATCTTTCAAACATTGTCCATCATTTCTACTGTCTTACGTGCACTCCCCATCATCTCTGCAACTTTAACTTTGCGTGTGGTGACTAGAATTCTACTGCCTTGCACACCAGATCTGAGTGTAATTCTGAATGGCTCCCACATTGTGAAGTCTTCAGTCCACACATCatctaaaacaagaaaaaacttttttcccCTAATTTTGTCACAAATTCCATGCAATAGACCTTCCAATgtagtgaaaatattgtgaaaatattatttttcaatttaaaatattgttgtaatcttttttttcttcctaattcctagttaggggtgtgcatgggttgggttaagaaaattttttgacccaacccatcatggtgagttaaaaaaaattcaacccaatcTATTGCATAAGTCCAACCCAATCTATGAACCCATaggtttgacaattttttattactattattattaaatttagcAAAAACAACATATCACACATGCCACCTGAGTTgacaaacaaaatatacattaatatttcaactaatatttcaattcaattatgcattaatatatgaattaatatacattaatattcttttcaaaaaaaaaaaatatacattaatattggcttttatataggataggagGAAGTGctggttatttaaaaaaaatttattaattatataatatatatatatatatatattatatatatatatgggtggATCGGGTTGGGTTTGACGAGTTTggattttatgacccaaacccaacccaacctgctatgaaatttttttttgtaacccaacccaatctaccaagccctaaaaaccgaTCCAACCtggcgggttgggttgggttgggttggtttgGTGGGTTGGTTCTAGGGTATTATTTTGCGTAATACAATTTGTTcgatatataaatatataatacaaCTTTTATTTCTAAGTATtgtctacttttttttaaaaaaaatctacaagcatttttttgatatttttatttctacaaatatatcattctaatattttttttatgtttgattaatatttttttgaggtGAACTACATTCTTCTAACTTTTATTGTAATGTGTTATATTTGTCTAATATACAACTAAACTTTATAAATTTccaatttattattcaaatttctcatctcttaaaaaataaggaaattatcatgataatcaaaactcatcacaaaattATAATGTTGTCTTaactgaaattaaaataaaactaaatgattaaaagattgactttataataatttattactcgAACAATTGGTAGGCCTATTCATATTCATAACTATGttgattgtgttttgatataaactcaaattcctaattctaaaatttctttaaaaaaaaactgagtatTAACCCAACCAAAATTCAACTAAAGCTATAAAATGGAGGGAGAAGACTTTTGTGACggggaatgaaaaaaaaaaaaaacacaataccaaaacacttttttttattttaaatcaacaTCAATTAGAgttataaaaaagaacaaaaatcctccaaaagaaatgagagagagagagagagagagattgtgagTACTCTCTCTATGCttcagtttatatatatatatatatatatatatatatatatatattagtccccaaaggaaaatttgaaaatggtatattaaatttataagtatTAGTCCCAAATCtatcttaaaataatataattattttctaacaatgTATAATTAATATAGTATAATATATAGTTTGTAAGTTAAACAGTATTTACTTgttatttgaaagttttttaaatttgtgtaagagttttttctttttgtttttttttcttttaattttatttttatttctatggCAAGGAAAcataggaaaattattaggtactcccggtGTACCATAAATTCATACTcccccctctcacatgaatggtagatctcaccataaatttaattagtgggacccaccatttatAGTACTCCGGGAGTACATAATAATTTCCCGGAAACATAATGcattttgatattttgcaaTAACTTAATATAGTGAGACAAGTATAAAAATGCAACCCAATAAAAACTTAAGAATGTATAATTTTCATTAGAACATGCAATGAATCTTTGATTTTCATATGGAAGCCAACATTATTTTGACCTTTTATAGAAATTAATGATCATTATATAAAAACCTTGTTTCCATTTTATCAAGTAAGGACTATTACACAAAGATATAACTCGCCGATTGttaaatacacacacaaaaagcaGTAACAATTTATAGTTTGATAATCACTAAACTTATATACAAGaatcaattattaaatattctccctaaaaaatacattaaatatttattttcctttaacaCAATTTAAACTAGTTGAAAAACTGAGGAGCTAAATTTGTAGTAGATTATAGCCAATCAATAATATAGCATAAAAAGGGGTAAAAAACAAATGTATTCTTGATTGAATTGTTTATGCATATCCAAGTTTTAACATGGATTCTCTTATTTCATCCAttcccctatatgtgtgtgtgtgtgtgtttctcaaataaaaaaagatactcagtgttaTTGAGTCATCCCACATTGGTAAAGTGTAATATTGAGAAGGAGTTTATGATTcgctccgcgacactaactgctacatgcagttttggtgttggtatgtgagtgtattcccttatctcatctcccttcccctatatatgtgtgtgtgtgtgtgtgtttctaaaaaaaaaaaagttttaacatggattataaaaagaaatagaaataacaACATTACCTTATGCTCTAAGCAACAATTAACAAATTCCCTAATAACATTCGTTAACTAGACCCTTAGCTTAATTACATtgatattaattgattttaagaGAGTAATAATTCTTCCAAATCAACTCAACTACTTTTGTTTTCTAAAGATTCACGTTAGTAGGTTCGGAGTCACCTCTTGATTGATTCTTCAAGGACTTCAACTTTAGCCCAAAGTACTATATATAAACCAAtgatcatgaaaaaaaaaaaaaaaaaccctagcaaGATGGAGCTAAcacacaattttaaattttaagaaatcaacTATGAAATTAGTGGGTAGACAAAAACTTGGGTTAGAATTTACCTTCCTCCTCAAAAGTGGTTATAATGACTATGAGGGTTGAACATTAGTAAAAAAAGCAAACCTCTTTATGATGCACCAAGCCTAAACATAAAAGGTTAACTATAGATCCAATTCATGTTTGTGTACAATATGATAATAGTTGTTAGAAAACACTCATGtaagaaggaaaagagaaaggacATATAAAATTGAAGGGAAAGAGAGgtcatgaaaatttgactacTTACTGCatatgaaaaatatcaaaattcaacaattaaatgaaaataCATGCATCCCAGTAACTCATACATTTATCACCcttatcccaaaaaagaaaaacccaagttGTGTGTCAGATTATCGCCCCATAAGTTTATGCAATGttctttacaaaaaattttctaaagtcCTTGCTAATAggctaaaaaaatttctcaataaTACCATTACTTAACACCAATCAGCTTGTGCCAAAGGTCGCCTCATTACTGATAATATTCTTATTGCCTTTGAGACTTTGCACTGCATGAAACACTATAATTTTGGCTCAAATGGGTTTATGGCTTGGAAGCTTGACATGAGTAAAGTATACGATAGGGTTGAATGGGTGTTTTTGGAAAATGTGAtgagaaaaatggggttttgTGAACAATGGATTGGCCTTATCATGGTGTGTGTGTAAAAACTATCACCTACTCTATATTAGTGAATGGTGAACCGAAGGGCATGATTCATCCCTCCAGGGGTCTTAGACAAGGAGATCCCCTCTCACCCTTCTTGTTCCTTTTGTGTACTGAGGGCCTACATGGCCTTATTAAAAAGGCAGCTAGCAATGGAGACATCAATGGCTTCAGGTTGTGCAAACAAGGACCTAAACTAACCCATttgttttttgcagatgatagcctTCTGTTTTGTAGGGCCAATTCCACATAATGTAGTAAGGTGATGGACTTGCTATCATTGTATGAAGATGCTTCAGGCTAGAAaataaatagagacaaaacagCTTTGTTCTTCAGCAAATCTGTAACTGAAGCTAACGGACAAATCATTAAAGGGATTCTTGGAGTTCGTGAAATCTAACactatgaaaaatatttggggCTGCCCTCTTTGACAGGTAGAGGAAAAAGAGCAAGTTTCAACTATATCAAAGAGAGAGTATGGAGGAAATTACAGAGGTGGGAAGGAAAACTCCTTTCCTAAGCTGGAAGAGAGGTTCTCATCAAGGCGGTTATCCAAGCTATCCCTACTTATGCAATAAATTGCTTCAAATTACCAATGGATTTGTGCAATGAAATTGAGGTGATGATAAGGAAGTTTTGGTGAGGTCAGaggggagaaaaaagaaaaattcattggtTAAAATGGAGTGAAATGACAAAGTCCAAAAGTGTGGGTGATATGGGCTTCCGTGACTTAATTTTGCACAATAACTCTCTTTTGGCCAAGCAAGCATGGCGCTTATTATAGGAGCAAGGCTCTTTATTTACAAGATCTTCAAACCCtgattttttccaaattttacaataatgGAAGCAGCGGAATCTAGTCGTGGTTCATACACTTGGAAGAGCATTTTACATGGCCGTGATGTGATTAAACAAGGAGCTTGTTGGAGAATAGGGACGGGAAGAAAGTCCAAATTTGGCAACACACATGGTTGCTACTTAAACACCCTACACGTGTCCAATCACCAATGCTAGAGGGCTGGGAGGAGGCAACGGTGGATGTTTTGATAAATGAGGACAGCAGGATGTGGAATCAGCAACTAATAGATGGGTTATTTGTACCTGAAGAAGCTGAACTTATTAAGAAAGTCCCTTTGTCGAGACATTCATTAGATGACAAGCTGTTTTGGCCATGGACACAAAGTGGAAAATATTCATGTAAATTGAGTTATCGGTTTTTGAAGAtggaggaagaagaggaagggtCTGAGGTTGCACAGAATGGAGATAAAGTTTTCTGGAAAAGCATCTAGGGCCTGCGAGTTCCAAATAAAATCAAGAATTTCTTGTGGCGTGCTTGTCGTGAGGCTATTCCCACAAAAGCCAACCTACAGCGAAGGCACATTACGGATAATCATCTGTGTGAACGGTGCTGGAATGAGGAGGAAACAACATTACATGCGCTGTGGTCTTGCAGCGAGCTCAACTCGGTATGGACTCAAACGGAGTGGAGTTCTCGACAAAACTCAGGTGTGACAAATTTTAAGGAGCTACTGTCATGGATACTCAAGAATCACGGAAACAGGGAGCTCTTCACGATGATTACATGGGGAATTTGGCACCAGCGAAATCAAGTCCGAAACCACAAACCATGTTGCATCTCGGATTAGCTCATGTCGCAGGCAAAAGAGAAGCTGGCAGAATTTTGTGTTACGCTTCCACCTATCCTTCCAGCAGCACCGAAACCAAAAGTACGTTGGAAACCACCAGATGTGAGCTTAGTCAAGATTAATTTTGATGGCACAATCTTCAGGGAAGAGAACAGAAGTGGTATTGGCGTGGTAATCCAAAACCACATAGGTGCCATTCTAGTGTCCCTAGCTCAGACTGTATCCACAGCACTTCAACCAGCGGAGATTGAGGCAATTGCAGCAACACGAGCTCTGGAATTTGGACATGAATTAGGCCTAACGGAAGCTGTTCTTGAAGGAGATTCAGAGTTGATTATAAACTCTTTAAAGGCAAGAGATGCAACCGTAGCTTTAGTGGAGCCCCTCATACAGGATGCCATTATTTTCTCATGTTTATTCACAAAATTGCAGTACTCTCATTGTAGAAGAGACGGCAATAAACTAGCACACAGTCTAGCTAGATTTTCGATTCATGTTTTTGATTACACAGTATGGATGGAGGAAGTTCCTCGTCCTTTACTCTCTGTAGCACAACATGATGTAGCCAATTTGGCAATTTAAGTCTAATAAAGTCCCTTAAagttccttctcaaaaaaaaaaaaaaaaagtagatgaATGTATATATGTTCAAGAACACTTGCTAAAACCGTGACAACcatgaaattaaatataatcTTAGTGATCGAAAAATGAAATGATGTAAGAGAATTTAGTTAGTAACAAACGAccaaaaaaaactactttagaagaaaaatagaTAACTCGGCAATTGATCATCACCTATTGTCCTAAAGATGGATTTGTATGGTAGCAATTCCATGTTTAGCATGTTCATCGTGTTGtcatctttgttttgttttatactCCTTCTAAGTCCTAACAGTCTCATTGTTTTCCAATTAACGGTTactaattgtcttttagtgttaCATCCAGAATTATTAGTTTGTTTATGTTACGTTTGGTTTGATCtcctaattaattattttttaaattaaatgtttcTACATTAACatgtgttttattttgtatttttcctaTAATGCATTGTAACATTTCCTTTATGaggacacttttttttttttttttgagaaacaaacatacacacatatatgagGACACTTTATGAGTCCAATTGTTACATCCAAAACTATTAGTTTGTTTATATTACCTTTGATTTGATTtcctaattaattatttttttaatattttatttagaattTCTAACACTAgatgcaaaatatatatatatatatatatatatatatatatatatatatatattttacattttcaaacactactttatctattttatcaacTCATTTTAGAGCAACCGCATCAGCCAATGCAAACTTTCTgtctattttgcaaaaaaaacctactttttctattttgcacaccaatttttacaaaacacccacgtCAGTTTGTTCATTCTaccatctattttatttaaataatcattttcctaattttttttatttatctcaactctctctctccattcatAGTCTAAAACTTTCTCTCTCCATTCCCCATTTGAAACTCTCTCTCCATTTACGGTCACAAGCAACGATCCACCACAGTTGAAACTCGCCGATCCACAAGCACTGATCCACAAAGATTTGTTTCAATCGACCCAAACATTCCGATCTCCTCCGAGCACCAACCCACAACCACAAGTTCACAAAAATGCTCTTTGTCTCTATTGGTGTGTccgtgtgtgggtgtgtttgatttttggttgattttgtggtgTGTGTGTGGTTGATTTTTAGTTGATTTTGTGGTGTTGGGTCTATGTGGATGGTGGGTCTGTGTTGATTTTGCAGTGCTGGGTTTGTTGGTGTGTTCGTGTGtatgggtgtgtttgtgtgtatcagaggaagaaagaagatgaTAAGTGAGAGAAGATGCTGCGTTGGTTTTGCagatggagaagagagaaaaaaaagaagaagagcaaaatgtgaaattaataaaatattagtatgCAAAGCTAAGTAGCCGTGCATAAatgcatggttactgtagcatttttgtatatatgcataattttgcaagcattggtgtgagtgttttttttttttttgttaaaatacgTAAAATCAACcgctttttgtattttgcacaattttgcatTGAATGATGTGGTCAACTCATCCTACatcctaattttaatttttacatataacttaataaaataatataaactacatgataaaataataaaaagtatttttttttctctctttcattccACTGTCTTTTTCTCTTCACACGCAACCACaaaattaaatatgattttttttttctttacaacctatgaatagtaaatGTTGCAtatactattcataggttgcaaatttttttaggtATACAAATCTAGATAGAGTGGGTTTTTGCAATCTTGGATTGTAAAATAGCAGCTAGGGGTGTTTACACCCCCCTCCCCGGAATGTTAGTACTCTAAATTGACgtgttttgtatttcattttcttttcatgcATTGTGAGCTGTAAAGTTTCTTTCAAAACACTTTACGAAGGtaactttatttatttgaaattaaaagtgAAATATTAAATATGTTTAATAGCAGCAGCGTACTCAACtttgtttttccatttttttaattggttatttgtgaatattatttaaaagtaatattttttgtgattaattaatacgtgcaattttcaatttaaagataaaattttgaataaaaatttcaatGACTATTACGTTGCTGCTATGCAGTAACTATAAGTAAAAGTTATGTTGTGTTAATAAACATTACTAGACATAACAAAACCCTTGAACAAGTTTAATTTCAACTAAGTGCAAATTTGGATTCAGCTGAAAAAGAAAGCGTCTGCATGTCTGCGTTTTTGTGCGGGTCCTGTGTACTGTTTACGGGACCCGCAAGTACTTTCTAAGCAAAAAGTAACTTTAAAACTGAGTCTcgcggcactattcacacatttaaaaattattttgctacagtgttttcagttttcaacaataagcagtatccaaacaaacactaagaatttaaaaaaaaaaataaaaggtttgaaaaataaaaatggagcTTTGTGTTAAGCTTGATTTGATAACAAAGTAAATGAACCAAATTTGAGTACTATAGTTTTACTTTTCATCACAACTCCCATAGCTCTAAtcccaacaaaataaaaacatcctCAACAATAATCTTCaccataatttaatttaaaatttttataaaaagtaataataaaatcctCAATTTCGATGAAAAGAAATAACTACAACAGCCTTTTGTGCGAATTGCGACCAGTTATTTTTTGAACCTTCTAGGTACCATACTTACGCTTTTTATATTGCAACAATATCTTGAAAATAACTCTTCGAACTTTCTAAGAACCATACTGACAATCTTGGAAACCAAAAATGTCTTcgtcaaattaatattttaattgaaagttggcaaatttattgtaaagataATGGTGGTGTTTGGTTTGAGTTGTTTGGAGTAATATCACATTATTATAACTtacccaaaattcaaaaaacgtGGGCCCATTGAGTTTAGaattgtttggtttattttttgggcTATACTTTCGtaattcaaaactcaaaattttgagtgaaAGTAAGGTCTAAGGTTATTTCCAATTTTTAAGATACGAGTTTGGATGGCATATTTGTAATTACATAAAAGTGTGTGGAGGTGGTGCCAATAACCACTTACTACATcaacaatttattaaaaaaaaaaattgtaactctagtattttcctccttttaaaggcaacaaaaaaatttattgactaaaatttaaataaaatatacaagctcaaaaacaaaaattaccaatagtaaagcTAAAAAAGATTAAGTCCAATCAACctattttaccaaaaacaaacaagcaggacctttaaaatttttaaacaaaataattttatccttATCTAGCCGCAATgtaagcaacaaaaaaaaaatttttaattaaaataaataaataaactttagCGGATAAGGAGCAGAGTTGGAGGTAAGAGTCGCTGCATACAATTAGTAGCAAAGCTACCCCTTAACTCCAAATCCTGGCTCCATTCTTGGTCGCACAtcagtccaattttttttttttttttttgtgtaaatatttctatattatatatctccaatttttgttttgctctaatttttaattttgtgttattttattatattttagtgAATTATCACTAACAACAATTATATCTAAAATCCTATCAActttataattgaaattatattgtGAGGTAGAGTGTGTATGATAGTGTATAGTGTTGTGTGTGTAACAATAATTAATGtataattttgagaaaaataaatagtaaacaattaatttaaaaccatacaaattttcacaattagTAAAAAACCCTTAAAACTTCCTTTATATTCTATTTTCCTTCCCTAACTAAACagtaaaaaataacattttctatcattttttttctatctctattttctatcctccttaTTTTCACCCCAAACGAACACAGCCTATAGGGTGAAGTCAAACTGTGCTTTGATACTAGACTTTGAGAAGTGAGACAAATCGACCGGTTTTTATGGGGACAAATACGTGAGTTAGTATTCCTAGGTGTGCACATGTGGAGGTTGATTAGGTGACATAATTCAAACCTTGCTGACATGGAAAAAATATTCaagttcactttttttttcttttttttatatgcaaaAATTTAACTGTAAGTGATGTATTATATGAGGGTGATTTATTTCAGTCACAATTTACCATTGTGAAAGATATTCTGCCTATTTGGTCATGCTTTTGAAAGGGTTAAAAGTGCTCTACAATGATAAAAAATAGTTGAGCTGAAATtgccaaacttttttttagtagtAGGAGTTTTAAAGAATTATTATAGCTAAGAGTTTAATATGGTTCGGTTTGACAGCTTATATCcgcaacaaaaaaaacatttatcaCTTCATATTGCGTGTGTTAGAAAACTCTAGACTAATCAGCTAATCATAAATAAAGCTTAGAATTAATACATTTGTTTTACAAGTATATAAACCTATAGTAGGCTTGAGCCTCTCGAACtataatatttctaacatgAATATTGTACAATTCACAccattcatttattataaattcacaattttaaaaaactataaagcttttctttcttttctttttttacaagataaaattctattctaacctaatctaagtgtatatgtgtgtgaaagttcatttctggagacttgaacccagCTCTTACCCCCTACACttcacaagtacttatacttataAAATGACCATTGTATCAAGGGTGTGCAGTGGTATAAAGTTTTACTTCTTGCCATGGTATTAAACAAGGACCTTTTGAACAAAAGATTGTCCTGAACTGTTTGTCCATTAAACTCCCTATCCATTCACTCGTTAAGCCGAAAAGGCAAAGATATTAATAGGCTAAAAAAGAGCTAGTGAGTGACAcataaaagtaatgttatatTATTTGGGCCGAGTGACCAACCAAACCAGCAGGTGACCTTCCTAGGACAATTCGGACAACAACACAGCTTTATAATTGAAATCATGCTGTGAGGTAGAGTGTATGATACTGTGAATATGACAGGGTGtgtaataataattaacatataatt comes from Castanea sativa cultivar Marrone di Chiusa Pesio chromosome 3, ASM4071231v1 and encodes:
- the LOC142627867 gene encoding uncharacterized protein LOC142627867, encoding MSQAKEKLAEFCVTLPPILPAAPKPKVRWKPPDVSLVKINFDGTIFREENRSGIGVVIQNHIGAILVSLAQTVSTALQPAEIEAIAATRALEFGHELGLTEAVLEGDSELIINSLKARDATVALVEPLIQDAIIFSCLFTKLQYSHCRRDGNKLAHSLARFSIHVFDYTVWMEEVPRPLLSVAQHDVANLAI